In Streptomyces sp. SLBN-118, the following are encoded in one genomic region:
- a CDS encoding polymorphic toxin type 27 domain-containing protein: MSSNAHPPRRRRVGRWSRLLAATALATSLAVTVSGSGLQTPPADTDFLNAAATDAQDVPEGFNLEEAAKVRQDQCRLNYILRKGGAEMKAIARGGLAGTDEELHAAAASDYWDPTPLSLAYDKDHQHALDKLHELNPGRQKAWQDQLSSFPGFWDVPGYDYEPPGNPGDDQGTIFWQTGLTGWIADQFWTSEGDFYEDMTPPASKESVDAVTSIATTRYYPAVYETYEDRKAWEGMTFMHPMYADDARIFLQNGGFPTTAPDPDSMEFRIDVENLKARFASCASHNPYDPHKVLGAEAATASVEWQNELTGQKAQRETIMTAEAQANKALQTASQAMGEALGQSMIASRLTQWRAYWTTQDPAKNTDYPTAATLAEVNKRILNAQARATGRLYVTSRAVVDAKAQEAKVDKSQAEAYAVADAAGQPRGRGLMYGQQAAQITKASAAATVAAAKATETALNATRASAADAKTLNALAMTQAHAAKAEFRRKAAEEAAVQAKAAADGAAAQAVKAAENASKAKAAQLRAEAAEQTAKTAAADAAAKRAKAEAERDYAKSQKELAESERGKAAAAETKAQSERQVAADQLAAAQSAGATAASKKDDALAAEGRARTARNGALEAERRRDTLTAKAEAAEALLAAVEGTEAAIEARAAATKARTAANNATAAATSARSAADDATEAATNARAAATRADGAAKRAQAAADGAKRDVAITEASVKKAHAAAADAIDAADAAKWNAITAKAEAQTAKQKAAEAKGHAVVARSEAVLAGADAIRTAGYAYATAQAATAARDSAAQVVKPANDAIELGSPYKETDSSAGLAVLTGQAAKTAAEQQAAVAKAKSEQAAKAAALAKELAAKASADAKAAAEAAASAAGSAANAAKSAEQAQASASAADASAKAAKRSEANTVAYNQQATEDAEGAQGAADSAGSYASQADAAATDAERDAASARSAATAAETDASTARGVADQAERDATTAEAAAANARNLAVEAAQAAIRTQTAEVEAQQEQERSGSGPAGVDGVVMRPSDDSKVDINPKSDCVGSHSGGQIGCEVDLEYHVYGEMDFYLETCPLPGVSRPNCGSSIKRDYLTSSPLDVTFREDKVHVDGLELTESVLKSLAWAAVKDIVDCAHLKLSGCLWLAGSIIIPELLFRAVAAAFVVRMAMVNGARLSTAIWGLRGSGLSASAVANFERAAGEALVGKCFPAGTKVATESGPKPIEQIKVGDRVWSTDQVTGRKSLQRVLKLFDRTVDQLVRIKTAGGEVEATDTHRFWVQDRGWVESRNLRAGDEFQTKAGASERVLSTSLVKGKTRVFNFEVESSNTYYVYSGSTPVLVHNECLETLIKDLVADGEHIFLGINPAVDDLAASLGGRTFNGRAFAKPVGIAGGKPAWMVGVEAAIENKTVRLAVSLDGVAGATTAEEALAMLVKRGQEVVGPNWQLATREGYGTAWEMATLRVKVLLEKRTFESIEWYWKNAPYEFKNSPADWIP, from the coding sequence ATGAGCAGCAACGCACATCCGCCCAGACGCCGCAGAGTCGGCAGATGGTCGAGACTTCTGGCCGCCACAGCCCTGGCCACCTCGCTGGCCGTCACCGTTTCCGGCAGTGGGCTGCAGACCCCGCCCGCTGACACCGACTTCCTCAATGCCGCGGCGACCGACGCCCAGGACGTTCCCGAGGGCTTCAACCTGGAAGAGGCGGCCAAGGTCCGCCAGGACCAGTGCCGCCTCAACTACATCCTGCGCAAGGGCGGCGCAGAGATGAAGGCGATCGCCCGCGGGGGCCTCGCCGGTACCGACGAGGAGCTGCACGCGGCGGCAGCCTCCGATTACTGGGACCCCACCCCGCTCTCCCTTGCGTACGACAAGGACCACCAGCACGCCCTCGACAAGCTGCACGAGCTCAACCCCGGGCGCCAGAAGGCATGGCAGGACCAGCTCAGCAGCTTCCCTGGGTTCTGGGACGTCCCGGGCTACGACTATGAGCCTCCGGGTAACCCCGGCGACGACCAAGGCACGATCTTCTGGCAGACGGGCCTCACTGGCTGGATCGCAGACCAGTTCTGGACCTCGGAGGGTGATTTCTACGAGGACATGACGCCTCCGGCGAGCAAGGAGTCCGTCGACGCGGTCACCTCCATCGCCACCACGCGGTACTACCCGGCGGTTTACGAGACGTACGAGGACCGCAAGGCGTGGGAGGGCATGACGTTCATGCACCCCATGTACGCCGATGACGCGCGGATCTTCCTTCAGAACGGCGGGTTTCCGACGACGGCGCCCGACCCGGACTCGATGGAGTTCCGGATCGATGTCGAGAACCTCAAGGCGCGCTTCGCCTCTTGTGCCAGCCACAACCCGTACGACCCGCACAAGGTCCTCGGCGCCGAGGCGGCCACCGCTTCCGTGGAGTGGCAGAACGAGCTCACGGGCCAGAAGGCTCAGCGTGAGACGATCATGACCGCCGAGGCGCAGGCCAACAAGGCCTTGCAGACGGCGTCTCAGGCCATGGGTGAGGCCCTCGGCCAGTCGATGATCGCCAGTCGCCTCACGCAGTGGCGGGCGTACTGGACGACGCAGGACCCTGCCAAGAACACCGACTACCCGACGGCGGCCACGCTCGCCGAGGTGAACAAGCGGATCCTCAACGCGCAGGCGCGCGCCACCGGCCGCCTGTACGTCACCTCCCGCGCCGTCGTCGACGCCAAGGCCCAGGAAGCGAAGGTCGACAAGTCGCAGGCCGAGGCGTACGCCGTCGCCGACGCCGCGGGCCAGCCGCGCGGCCGCGGTCTGATGTACGGGCAGCAGGCAGCCCAGATAACCAAGGCTTCGGCCGCGGCCACGGTGGCCGCGGCCAAGGCCACCGAGACCGCGCTGAACGCGACGCGCGCATCCGCGGCCGATGCCAAGACCCTCAACGCGCTGGCGATGACCCAAGCTCACGCCGCCAAGGCGGAGTTCCGCCGCAAGGCCGCCGAGGAGGCCGCCGTCCAGGCGAAGGCCGCCGCGGACGGTGCTGCGGCACAGGCGGTCAAGGCCGCCGAGAACGCTTCCAAGGCGAAGGCTGCCCAGCTCAGGGCCGAGGCAGCGGAGCAGACCGCGAAGACCGCGGCCGCAGACGCAGCCGCCAAGCGGGCCAAGGCCGAGGCCGAGCGCGACTACGCCAAGTCCCAGAAGGAACTGGCGGAGTCCGAGCGCGGAAAGGCCGCGGCTGCCGAGACCAAGGCGCAGTCCGAGCGGCAGGTCGCGGCGGACCAGCTTGCGGCGGCACAGAGTGCCGGAGCCACCGCGGCGAGCAAGAAGGACGACGCGCTGGCGGCCGAGGGCAGGGCGAGGACGGCTCGCAACGGAGCCCTTGAGGCCGAGCGCAGGCGGGACACCCTGACCGCGAAGGCCGAAGCCGCGGAGGCACTCCTTGCAGCCGTGGAGGGGACCGAAGCGGCAATCGAGGCCCGTGCGGCCGCCACCAAGGCACGTACCGCGGCGAACAATGCTACTGCCGCTGCCACGTCTGCCCGGTCCGCGGCCGACGACGCGACCGAGGCGGCGACCAACGCCCGTGCCGCGGCGACCCGTGCGGATGGCGCAGCCAAGCGTGCCCAGGCGGCGGCCGATGGTGCGAAGCGAGACGTAGCCATCACCGAGGCATCGGTGAAGAAGGCACACGCGGCGGCCGCCGACGCCATCGACGCGGCGGACGCGGCGAAGTGGAATGCCATCACAGCGAAGGCGGAGGCCCAGACCGCCAAGCAGAAGGCAGCTGAGGCCAAGGGGCATGCGGTCGTGGCCCGTTCGGAGGCCGTGCTGGCCGGTGCCGACGCAATCCGTACCGCGGGCTACGCGTACGCCACCGCTCAGGCGGCCACGGCCGCCCGTGATTCGGCGGCGCAGGTCGTCAAGCCGGCCAACGACGCCATCGAGCTGGGCTCGCCGTACAAGGAAACGGACTCCTCGGCCGGCCTGGCCGTACTGACCGGGCAGGCCGCGAAGACCGCGGCCGAGCAACAGGCGGCGGTTGCGAAGGCCAAGTCCGAGCAGGCCGCGAAGGCTGCGGCCCTGGCGAAGGAGCTGGCCGCAAAGGCGAGCGCGGACGCCAAGGCGGCGGCGGAGGCGGCAGCCAGTGCCGCGGGCTCTGCGGCGAATGCCGCCAAGTCGGCGGAGCAGGCTCAGGCCTCCGCCAGCGCGGCGGATGCCTCGGCCAAGGCAGCGAAGAGGTCCGAAGCCAACACCGTCGCGTACAACCAGCAGGCCACCGAGGACGCCGAGGGCGCACAAGGCGCGGCCGACTCAGCGGGCAGTTACGCCTCGCAAGCCGATGCTGCCGCGACTGACGCCGAGCGGGATGCCGCCTCTGCCCGCAGTGCGGCCACTGCGGCGGAGACGGACGCGAGCACGGCACGCGGTGTCGCCGACCAGGCCGAGCGGGACGCGACCACGGCCGAGGCGGCTGCGGCGAACGCCCGCAACCTGGCGGTGGAGGCTGCGCAAGCGGCGATCCGCACACAGACGGCTGAGGTTGAGGCCCAGCAGGAGCAGGAGCGGTCCGGCAGCGGCCCGGCAGGCGTCGACGGCGTCGTGATGCGCCCCAGCGACGACTCCAAGGTCGACATCAATCCCAAGAGCGACTGCGTCGGTAGCCACAGTGGGGGCCAGATCGGCTGCGAGGTCGATCTGGAGTACCACGTCTACGGCGAGATGGACTTCTATCTTGAGACGTGCCCGCTGCCGGGGGTCTCGCGCCCGAACTGCGGCAGCAGCATCAAGCGCGACTACCTCACGAGCTCGCCGCTGGACGTTACGTTCCGCGAGGACAAGGTCCACGTCGACGGGCTGGAGCTGACCGAGTCCGTCCTTAAGTCGCTGGCCTGGGCTGCGGTCAAGGACATCGTTGACTGCGCGCACCTCAAGCTGAGCGGCTGCCTGTGGCTCGCCGGCAGCATCATCATTCCGGAGCTGCTGTTCCGGGCGGTCGCGGCGGCATTCGTCGTGCGCATGGCGATGGTGAACGGAGCCCGGTTGAGCACAGCCATCTGGGGCCTGCGCGGCTCAGGGCTGAGTGCTTCGGCGGTCGCCAACTTTGAGCGGGCGGCGGGTGAGGCGCTCGTTGGGAAATGCTTCCCGGCCGGCACAAAGGTCGCGACAGAGAGCGGTCCGAAACCCATCGAGCAGATCAAGGTGGGGGATCGGGTCTGGTCCACCGATCAGGTGACAGGGCGGAAGTCACTGCAGAGGGTCCTCAAGCTGTTCGACCGCACGGTGGACCAGCTCGTGCGGATCAAGACGGCCGGGGGAGAGGTCGAGGCCACCGACACCCATAGATTCTGGGTTCAGGACCGCGGCTGGGTGGAGTCCCGCAACCTGCGGGCCGGTGACGAATTCCAGACGAAGGCTGGTGCCAGCGAGCGGGTGCTCAGCACGTCCCTGGTCAAGGGGAAGACGCGGGTCTTCAACTTCGAGGTCGAGAGCAGCAACACGTATTACGTGTACTCGGGTTCGACGCCCGTCCTCGTCCACAACGAGTGCCTCGAAACGCTGATCAAGGACCTTGTTGCGGACGGGGAACACATCTTCCTCGGGATCAACCCGGCGGTGGATGATCTCGCCGCGAGCCTCGGGGGCCGGACGTTCAACGGCCGCGCCTTCGCGAAACCGGTGGGGATAGCGGGCGGCAAACCCGCGTGGATGGTCGGAGTGGAGGCGGCCATCGAGAACAAAACGGTCAGGCTGGCGGTATCTTTGGACGGCGTGGCCGGCGCGACCACTGCCGAAGAGGCCCTGGCCATGCTCGTCAAACGAGGTCAGGAAGTCGTCGGCCCCAACTGGCAACTGGCCACCCGGGAGGGTTACGGCACCGCGTGGGAGATGGCCACGCTCCGGGTCAAGGTGCTCCTCGAGAAGCGGACCTTCGAGTCGATCGAGTGGTACTGGAAGAATGCTCCGTACGAGTTCAAGAACTCGCCAGCGGATTGGATCCCGTGA
- a CDS encoding VCBS repeat-containing protein, with translation MFRHLSRPVCRAVIYAVGFAIAITTVLVARAAPPFRDDRADNAAAQATQAAPGPVMFPLFGRKAGRLYDYEPKGTGGVKPLVDMGGGWAEVNAFVQANVSENGTGNDLYHRTGTTLYYTAEHGNDSKVIGGGWDQYSLLVSVGNMGGATDPDIVARHTDGTLWLYQGKADGSLVARIRIGTAGWNGMNALAGRGDYTGDGKADLIARGTDGTLYIYPGTGNAAQDAALGSRITVGKGWEAYKSIVSSGDNDGDGKTDLIASDSAGSLWLFKGTGNATAPFAPRVQIGTSGWGSFDTLF, from the coding sequence ATGTTCAGACATCTCAGCCGCCCGGTGTGCCGGGCGGTGATCTATGCGGTGGGCTTCGCCATCGCGATAACCACCGTCCTCGTGGCCAGGGCGGCGCCGCCCTTCCGTGACGACCGGGCGGACAACGCGGCCGCGCAGGCCACCCAGGCTGCCCCGGGCCCTGTGATGTTCCCACTCTTCGGCCGCAAGGCCGGCCGTCTCTACGACTACGAGCCCAAGGGCACCGGTGGGGTCAAGCCCCTCGTCGACATGGGCGGCGGCTGGGCCGAGGTGAACGCCTTCGTCCAGGCCAACGTTTCTGAGAACGGCACCGGCAACGACCTGTACCACCGCACGGGTACCACGCTCTACTACACCGCCGAACACGGAAACGACAGCAAGGTCATCGGCGGCGGCTGGGACCAGTACAGCCTGCTGGTGTCCGTAGGCAATATGGGCGGCGCCACCGATCCCGACATCGTCGCCCGTCATACCGACGGCACGCTCTGGCTCTACCAGGGCAAGGCAGACGGCTCCCTGGTGGCGCGGATCCGCATCGGCACCGCCGGCTGGAACGGGATGAACGCCCTGGCCGGACGCGGCGATTACACCGGTGACGGTAAGGCCGACCTGATCGCTCGTGGTACCGACGGAACCCTCTACATCTACCCCGGCACCGGAAACGCCGCACAGGACGCGGCACTTGGCAGCCGGATCACTGTCGGCAAAGGCTGGGAAGCGTACAAGTCGATTGTCTCCAGCGGCGACAACGACGGCGACGGCAAGACCGACCTCATCGCCAGCGACAGCGCCGGCTCGCTGTGGCTCTTCAAGGGCACCGGCAACGCGACCGCTCCCTTCGCCCCCCGGGTCCAGATCGGGACCTCCGGTTGGGGCTCCTTCGACACGCTCTTCTGA
- a CDS encoding helix-turn-helix transcriptional regulator, which yields MVNIRDLDPSASPLDYYGSELRRLREDAGLKQGELGVSVFCTASLVGQIETARKVPTRDFSERVDAALGTGGVFSRLVGLVLRSQLPSWFQAYAEMEAKAAYISTFQAQLVYGLLQTSDYARAVLGVRTEGNLDARVAARMERQRILERENPPLSWVVLSEAVLHQEVGGRDVMRNQLTHLLGLRGREWVQVQILPFEAGAHAGQMGSFNLLRFEDDPDLVYTEDFVRGHMTANPQALREGSLRYDHLQAAALSVEDSAALIARVMEERYGDQAEPDGRTVA from the coding sequence GTGGTCAACATCCGCGATCTCGATCCCAGCGCATCGCCGCTGGACTACTACGGCTCCGAACTGCGTCGCCTGAGAGAGGACGCCGGGCTCAAGCAGGGCGAGCTGGGCGTCAGCGTCTTCTGTACGGCGTCACTGGTCGGCCAGATCGAGACGGCGAGGAAGGTGCCGACGCGGGACTTCTCGGAACGGGTGGACGCGGCGCTGGGAACGGGCGGGGTGTTCTCCCGGCTGGTGGGGCTGGTGCTGCGGAGCCAGTTGCCGAGCTGGTTCCAGGCGTACGCGGAGATGGAGGCGAAGGCGGCGTATATCTCCACGTTCCAGGCGCAGTTGGTCTACGGCCTGTTGCAGACGTCTGACTATGCGCGTGCGGTTCTCGGCGTCCGGACCGAGGGGAACCTCGATGCACGGGTCGCGGCGCGGATGGAGCGGCAGCGGATTCTGGAGCGCGAGAACCCGCCACTGAGCTGGGTGGTGCTGAGTGAGGCCGTACTTCACCAGGAGGTCGGCGGCCGGGACGTCATGCGGAACCAACTCACCCACTTGTTGGGCCTGCGTGGGCGCGAGTGGGTACAGGTGCAGATCCTGCCTTTCGAGGCGGGTGCCCATGCGGGGCAGATGGGCTCGTTCAACCTTCTGCGGTTCGAGGACGACCCGGACCTCGTCTATACCGAGGACTTCGTCCGGGGACATATGACGGCCAATCCGCAAGCTCTCAGGGAAGGTTCGCTCCGTTACGATCACTTGCAGGCCGCCGCGCTCTCCGTGGAGGATTCGGCGGCACTCATCGCCCGCGTAATGGAGGAGCGCTATGGGGACCAAGCAGAACCTGACGGGCGCACGGTGGCGTAA
- a CDS encoding DUF397 domain-containing protein produces the protein MGTKQNLTGARWRKSSYSGDTGGQCIECAPLGTAAWRKSSYSGDTGGDCIEVAAQSCRIAVRDSKNPDGPAFTVTPAAFTAFVTASAEGGLV, from the coding sequence ATGGGGACCAAGCAGAACCTGACGGGCGCACGGTGGCGTAAGTCGTCGTACAGCGGTGACACTGGCGGCCAGTGCATCGAGTGCGCCCCGCTCGGCACCGCCGCCTGGCGCAAGTCGTCCTACAGCGGGGACACCGGCGGCGACTGCATCGAGGTCGCCGCCCAATCCTGCCGTATCGCCGTCCGCGACTCCAAGAACCCCGACGGCCCCGCCTTCACCGTCACCCCCGCCGCGTTCACGGCCTTCGTCACGGCCTCCGCCGAGGGCGGTCTCGTCTGA
- a CDS encoding DUF6114 domain-containing protein: MSAESAVSPGRDEHKFRAIRRGFRTWRGQRPFWAGLFTLLGGIPIAYIPYATFKLGHMTLAMQTTAGSGALIIGVLLITLGLTMWFHHIVRVFAGVATILLALVSIPIANMGGFVIGFLLSLIGGALSLSWVPGKPVAESAPAEDPSPAPAEAPEAEQWFDDGVAAYETNNEVNGGRNSAG; the protein is encoded by the coding sequence ATGAGCGCCGAGTCTGCAGTGTCACCGGGGCGGGACGAGCACAAATTCCGCGCCATTCGACGGGGTTTCCGCACCTGGCGGGGTCAGCGGCCTTTCTGGGCGGGTCTGTTCACCCTGCTCGGCGGCATCCCCATCGCCTACATCCCGTACGCGACCTTCAAGCTCGGTCACATGACGCTCGCGATGCAGACCACCGCGGGTTCCGGCGCACTGATCATCGGCGTACTGCTGATCACGCTGGGCCTCACGATGTGGTTCCACCACATCGTCCGGGTCTTCGCAGGTGTCGCAACGATTCTGCTGGCGCTGGTCTCCATCCCGATCGCCAACATGGGTGGCTTCGTCATCGGCTTCCTGCTCTCCCTCATCGGCGGTGCGCTCTCGCTCTCCTGGGTCCCGGGGAAGCCCGTCGCAGAGTCGGCCCCGGCCGAGGACCCGTCGCCCGCGCCCGCTGAGGCACCCGAAGCGGAGCAGTGGTTCGACGACGGTGTGGCCGCGTACGAGACCAACAACGAAGTCAACGGCGGGAGGAACAGTGCCGGGTGA
- a CDS encoding DUF6230 family protein, translating into MESMTRGGTRWKRFALVMVPSVAATAAIGVSLAQGALAASFAVSGQEFKVTAGTLVGHGFAQYGGVDMGYADLKGDGKTAHPVAISTFKNASITNMCQSVVTDVPFVGKITLKLTAGDKGTDVQADKLYLDVSELDGNAKFENIDIGVAAKDTDKPGVGKGPAVKDTSILPNGFAQQADVATLTGVKQKAWATTAGTFELSGLSMRLHKGDGPKVECY; encoded by the coding sequence ATGGAGTCAATGACTCGGGGCGGAACCAGATGGAAGCGGTTCGCCCTCGTCATGGTGCCCAGCGTGGCCGCAACGGCCGCGATAGGCGTCAGCTTGGCACAGGGCGCGCTCGCCGCGTCGTTCGCTGTGTCCGGCCAGGAGTTCAAGGTCACCGCCGGTACGCTCGTCGGTCATGGGTTCGCCCAGTACGGCGGCGTCGACATGGGGTACGCGGACCTGAAGGGTGACGGGAAGACCGCCCACCCTGTCGCGATCTCGACCTTCAAGAACGCCTCGATCACCAACATGTGCCAGTCGGTCGTCACCGACGTGCCGTTCGTCGGCAAGATCACGCTGAAGCTGACGGCGGGCGACAAGGGTACGGATGTCCAGGCGGACAAGCTCTACCTGGACGTGTCCGAGCTGGACGGTAACGCCAAGTTCGAGAACATCGACATCGGCGTCGCGGCCAAGGACACGGACAAGCCGGGCGTCGGCAAGGGCCCGGCCGTCAAGGACACTTCCATCCTGCCCAACGGCTTCGCTCAGCAGGCCGACGTGGCCACGCTGACCGGCGTCAAGCAGAAGGCGTGGGCGACCACTGCCGGCACCTTCGAGCTGAGCGGTCTGAGCATGCGCCTGCACAAGGGCGACGGCCCCAAGGTCGAGTGCTACTGA
- a CDS encoding tetratricopeptide repeat protein, giving the protein MQPRNMSMSGVVDLAAVKAAGEAKAKAEQARAESARQGGGGAVSPSSLVIDVDEAGFERDVLERSTEVPVVIDFWAEWCEPCKQLSPLLERLAQEYSGRFVLAKIDVDANQMLMQQFGIQGIPAVFAVVAGQALPLFQGAAPETQIRQTLDQLIQVAEERFGLTGIAVDPDAFPDEAAAPAAAPQGPYDALLEAAVQALDAGDFGGARQAYKNVLSDDPGNTEAKLGLAQAELLRRVQDMDQQKVRQEAAENPADATAQIAAADLDLVGGHVEDAFGRLVETVRRTAGEDRDAARIRLLELFEVVGPDDPRVTAARSALARVLF; this is encoded by the coding sequence ATGCAGCCTAGGAACATGTCCATGAGCGGCGTCGTCGACCTCGCCGCGGTGAAGGCGGCCGGTGAGGCCAAGGCGAAGGCGGAGCAGGCCCGTGCCGAGTCCGCCCGCCAGGGCGGCGGCGGTGCCGTGTCCCCCTCCAGCCTGGTGATCGATGTCGATGAGGCGGGCTTCGAGCGCGACGTCCTCGAGCGCTCCACCGAAGTGCCGGTCGTCATCGACTTCTGGGCCGAGTGGTGCGAGCCGTGCAAGCAGCTCAGCCCGCTGCTGGAGCGGCTGGCGCAGGAGTACAGCGGCCGTTTCGTCCTCGCCAAGATCGACGTCGACGCCAACCAGATGCTGATGCAGCAGTTCGGGATTCAGGGCATCCCCGCGGTCTTCGCGGTGGTGGCCGGCCAGGCGCTGCCGCTCTTCCAGGGCGCGGCCCCCGAGACGCAGATCCGTCAGACGCTGGACCAGCTGATCCAGGTCGCCGAGGAGCGCTTCGGCCTGACGGGCATCGCGGTCGACCCCGATGCCTTCCCGGACGAGGCGGCGGCCCCCGCCGCGGCGCCGCAGGGCCCGTACGACGCCCTGCTGGAAGCGGCCGTCCAGGCGCTGGACGCGGGCGACTTCGGCGGCGCCCGCCAGGCGTACAAGAACGTGCTGTCCGACGACCCCGGCAACACCGAGGCCAAGCTGGGCCTCGCCCAGGCCGAACTGCTCCGGCGCGTGCAGGACATGGACCAGCAGAAGGTCCGCCAGGAAGCGGCCGAGAACCCGGCCGACGCGACCGCGCAGATCGCCGCGGCCGACCTGGACCTGGTCGGCGGCCATGTCGAGGACGCGTTCGGCCGGCTGGTCGAGACGGTGCGCCGCACAGCGGGCGAGGACCGGGACGCTGCGCGGATCCGGCTCCTCGAGCTGTTCGAGGTCGTGGGCCCGGATGATCCGCGGGTGACGGCGGCGCGGTCGGCGCTCGCGCGGGTGCTGTTCTGA
- a CDS encoding TetR/AcrR family transcriptional regulator, with amino-acid sequence MVTVMCSHTRPRTARTGRTGRPRSAEADAAILDATRAALVDMGWSKLTMGDVATRAGVAKTTLYRRWTSKNELVVDAVAELFDELELPDLGSLMADVEAVVLQFAALLARPEAKTALMAVVAESTRDEALRGRIRSAIVDRQKRLVLEGRARAQARGELPYEEDPAAAARSADLIFDVIAGAVVHRALVSAEPVDEEWARSFTLLLVSGLASLQS; translated from the coding sequence ATGGTCACCGTCATGTGCAGCCACACCCGCCCCAGAACCGCACGAACGGGTCGTACAGGACGCCCCCGTAGCGCGGAAGCCGACGCCGCGATCCTCGACGCGACCCGCGCGGCGCTGGTCGACATGGGCTGGTCGAAGCTGACGATGGGCGATGTGGCCACCCGCGCGGGCGTCGCCAAGACCACGCTCTATCGCCGCTGGACCAGCAAGAACGAACTCGTCGTCGACGCCGTGGCGGAACTCTTCGACGAGCTCGAACTCCCCGATCTCGGCAGCCTGATGGCCGACGTGGAGGCCGTGGTGCTGCAGTTCGCCGCGCTGCTCGCGCGGCCCGAGGCCAAGACCGCGCTGATGGCGGTGGTCGCGGAGTCGACGCGGGACGAGGCGCTGCGCGGCCGTATCCGCTCGGCGATCGTCGACCGCCAGAAGCGGCTGGTCCTGGAGGGCAGGGCGCGCGCCCAGGCCCGTGGCGAGCTGCCGTACGAGGAGGACCCGGCGGCGGCGGCCCGCAGCGCGGACCTGATCTTCGATGTGATCGCGGGCGCGGTGGTGCACCGGGCGCTGGTCAGCGCGGAGCCGGTGGACGAGGAGTGGGCCCGCAGCTTCACGCTGCTGCTGGTGTCGGGGCTGGCCTCGCTCCAGAGCTGA